In one window of Onychomys torridus chromosome 7, mOncTor1.1, whole genome shotgun sequence DNA:
- the Tlcd5 gene encoding TLC domain-containing protein 5 isoform X1 — MALSLCLQVLCSLGGWLSLYTSFCRLNKHRSYEWSCRLVTFTHGVLSIGLSAYIGFIDGPWPFTHPGSPNTPLQVHILCLTLGYFIFDLGWCIYFQSEGALMLAHHTLSILGIIMALALGESGTEVNAVLFGSEITNPLLQIRWFLRETGHYHSFTGDVVDFLFVALFTGVRIGVGAHLLFCEMVSPTPKWFVKVGGIAMYAVSWCFMVSIWRFAWKKSIKKYHAWRSRRNEERQLRHNGHLKTH, encoded by the exons ATGGCATTAAGTCTGTGTCTGCAGGTGCTGTGCAGCCTGGGTGGCTGGCTCTCACTCTATACATCTTTCTGCCGCCTGAATAAGCACCGAAGCTATGAGTGGAGCTGCCGGCTGGTGACCTTCACCCACGGAGTCCTCTCTATAGGCCTGTCTGCATATATTGGCTTCATTGATGGCCCTTGGCCTTTTACCCATCCAG GCTCACCGAACACACCTCTCCAAGTTCACATTCTGTGTCTTACCCTGGGCTACTTCATCTTCGACTTGGGCTGGTGCATCTATTTCCAGTCTGAGGGTGCCCTGATGCTGGCTCACCACACACTGAGTATCTTGGGGATCATCATGGCTCTAGCACTCGGGGAGTCGGGCACAGAGGTCAACGCGGTCCTCTTTGGAAGTGAGATCACCAACCCCTTGCTCCAGATACGCTGGTTTCTCCGTGAAACCGGGCACTACCACAGTTTCACTGGAGATGTGGTGGACTTCCTCTTTGTGGCTCTGTTCACTGGTGTGAGGATTGGTGTGGGCGCTCATCTCCTTTTCTGCGAAATGGTCTCACCCACACCCAAGTGGTTTGTGAAGGTTGGGGGAATAGCGATGTATGCTGTGTCTTGGTGTTTTATGGTTAGCATCTGGCGCTTCGCATGGAAGAAAAGCATCAAGAAGTACCATGcgtggaggagcaggaggaatgAGGAACGACAGCTAAGACATAATGGGCATCTCAAAACACACTAG
- the Tlcd5 gene encoding TLC domain-containing protein 5 isoform X2 — MLAHHTLSILGIIMALALGESGTEVNAVLFGSEITNPLLQIRWFLRETGHYHSFTGDVVDFLFVALFTGVRIGVGAHLLFCEMVSPTPKWFVKVGGIAMYAVSWCFMVSIWRFAWKKSIKKYHAWRSRRNEERQLRHNGHLKTH, encoded by the coding sequence ATGCTGGCTCACCACACACTGAGTATCTTGGGGATCATCATGGCTCTAGCACTCGGGGAGTCGGGCACAGAGGTCAACGCGGTCCTCTTTGGAAGTGAGATCACCAACCCCTTGCTCCAGATACGCTGGTTTCTCCGTGAAACCGGGCACTACCACAGTTTCACTGGAGATGTGGTGGACTTCCTCTTTGTGGCTCTGTTCACTGGTGTGAGGATTGGTGTGGGCGCTCATCTCCTTTTCTGCGAAATGGTCTCACCCACACCCAAGTGGTTTGTGAAGGTTGGGGGAATAGCGATGTATGCTGTGTCTTGGTGTTTTATGGTTAGCATCTGGCGCTTCGCATGGAAGAAAAGCATCAAGAAGTACCATGcgtggaggagcaggaggaatgAGGAACGACAGCTAAGACATAATGGGCATCTCAAAACACACTAG